The following DNA comes from Vigna radiata var. radiata cultivar VC1973A chromosome 4, Vradiata_ver6, whole genome shotgun sequence.
GAACACAAACCTTCAGGAAAGCGAGAGGTCCATGGCTTTTCAGCGTGCCTGCTTCTGCACCATCCACCAGAAATGGGACTGCACCAGACGCCCCAAATTCTTTTTGACCAGACCACTCCATTGCTTGAACCCACCTTGAATTCCCTGCCCAAATCACAGACAcattaattgtttgtttgaattcACGTTACGTTTCCAGAATCACATTCAACAATCAACTGAAGTGATTTTAGATAAATATCTGTCCATACTTTTCATTCCAGATTCGTAATTTGGTTTTGAGgtgaaatagtttttttataattatcatgtTGGGCAAAACAAGTATACTGAATTTTACcatgaattttataaatttttgaaatcaattttgcAAATGTTCATCAATCAGTCTAAGAATGCTAAATGACCTCCCTATTCCTTTGACAAATTATATTGGTTCCAAATGAACTGAGTATATGTAGGTTTACCAAGCCAATTGCATATGAGATCTTCTTCTCCAGCATACACAAGCACCTTGATTCCATCCTCTAGAAGTGCTGGAATACCCGCTTCTAGATTTCTCATCCAGTCTTCCATCATAGCGCTATACACTGTGCTACTGCATGAAACGAAGTCTAAGTCCCCAACACCTAAAGCATCTCTCACTGTCTTCTTGTTTAAGAATTCCTCCATCTCAGAAAAGTCATAACACAGATCTCCCACACATTTCTTTCTAATGTCATAGTACTGCATTTAGAATAAAAGGATCCGTTACTAAACTCAAACTTCATTATTGTAATTCATCTTCTTGATCATagtattctttttatatagGAGAAATGAAGATACAGAAGTTTTTACTGGTATAACTCCAACTGCATTATTTTAAATCTTACATTTACATCTCCAGCAATGTTCATTATCCTATTGAATATCTTATTGCAGACATATAATGAAGTTACACAGGTTTCTCCACCTTCAGTGCCTGACAAATGAAATACAAATTAAGAGTGTCACTGAACATAAGTAATATGTGATTAGCTCAATAAATTGGTAAAATTCTATCCCTTGTGGTTTTCTTAAAGGAAGTTATTTATACCGCAATCTTCTATGGCCTGCTTGCATGATGGGAGCAACTTGTTGATGCTATTATAATCAGCCTTTTGAATTAGTCCTCTGTCTAATGCATAGTCTGTGTACGCCTGGTACTGAATTTCAGGATTGGTTAACCCATTACCAATAGCAAAACCCTGTGGGAAGAAATGAATTAGTCCATCGAAGAAAAAGCAATTACTTAACCTTTCATAATTATGCTATGGGTTATGAGATAGTAGAACAAGACCTTTAGATTTATATGAATTCCTTCTTTTGCTTTGTTTCCTTGGTGAACCCTGGATGCAAGAGCTGGAATGTAGTGCCCAGCATATGACTCTCCAGTAATATAAAAGTCATTCTTAGTGAATTGAGGATGCTCCTTGAAAAATGCCTGTCATTGTTGTAAAATTTAGTGGACTCATGTATGCTCAGCTGAAGAGTCTAACATACAGTTTGAAATTTAGATATCAGTTATCatcttgcatgtttaatttatcAACAACCAACCAAAGGTAAATCAATTTTAACCAATTCATATAGggaattataaaaaagaaagaaaaaaaaacaggaatggttgagtttgattttattatgaaattattattttcaatcagTTATCAAATATACTTACCTGCAAGAAGTCATACAAATCATTGCTAACACCCTCTTCATCATGGCGAATGTCACTCTCATCAGAAGTATAGCTGAACCCTGTTCCAGTGGGTTGgtcaacaaatataatatttgatgcCTGCAAAACCAGAAAACACTCTATTGGTTCTAACGTGTAGACGAATACAGTGTATCAACTTGATTCTTTGAGCTAGCTATAGTCTCTATTAAGAGTGAACAGAgatatacataatataattttttttttcctgagaCAATCTGCATGAGAACATAGAACAGCACAGAAAAATTGATAGGATTTGTCACAGATGGCAAGATACGAGTGAGGTAAAGTGAGAAAGATACAAGGGGAATTAATGGCTACCTTGTCCCAACCATAGTCATTCCACACAAGGGACAAGTTCTTGGTAAGCTGAAAAGGACCATTTTCGTAAAACAAAGCTAGTTCACTGCTACATCCTGGTCCTCCAGTCAGCCATATGACAACAGGATCATCCTTTCTGTTTCGAGATTCAAAGAAAAAGTAGAACATCCTGCAGATGAGAAAGTGAAAACATTATTAGATTCAAAGCAGGATTAGCTCCTAATTATCtactaaaacataaaattgacTAAGAAGCAACCTATAAGGAATCTGCATTATTAACCAGACTAAACCAGTACTACAGGTGAGGGTAAAATTAACTGGTTgaaattcaaacacaattaTAAGAATTATATTTGCTGTGATGTAAGCATGCATGGTGTGATGCGTCAAAAAAACCATGCAGGGAAAAGTCAACTCACTTAAAAATCTAAAGGAAACAATTTCTAATTGAGTTAACCAAGGTTCCAGTAACAAGCATTACCTTTTGGTAAAactgaataattatttaacctCAATGAAAACctttattgtatattatttaatcCACATGACATGGCCTCAACTATAGCTGGCAGGAATTTTAACTTTGGTTGCTTTTTCACCAAAACATCCCTCTTCCTCGTGACACTTTACTTTTCCCACCTAACCGAATAAAGCAGCAGGACGCAAGCTAAATAACCCCTCAAAATCACAGAAAAGAATTCCctaccaaacaacaacaaccattTCTGAACATGAGTTTGCATCTTTACCTTGCAGCTTTAGAACGAGGAAGGCTATAATAGCCTGCATGGTGACCAAGTTCTTCCACAGAAGACCCTGGAGCAACAAGGCTAGGAAAAGTTAACTTCTTCTCCACAATGTTTCCTGCCACAAGAAGAGAGTCACTCTCGAGTGTGTTAATGGGGTCTTTGGGGAAGAGGTTGAACCCTCTTATGAGTTTTTCTGCCGTTGAAGAAAAACTAAGGTCGCTGTTTGTGTGGTGAGTTGGAGAGGAGAAAGAAAGTGGAATGGTATTGGAGATGAGAAAGAAGAACATAGAAGACAGACATGTGCAGAGGAACCTTGAGGAAGATGATTCCATGTTTTGTTTCGTAGAAAAAAAGTGTGGCAATGGCTATGAATTTATAGTGGTGGTTTGGTTGTTACCTGTGCAAACTGGTTTGGTTGTTACAATTCTATCTAGTCTTGCGAAAAAGTTGAGTATGGGAAACTTTGTGGTTTCCTGCACTTTTCAAGTTGCTATTTTAAAATAAGCCTACATGCAAATCAAAGTTTTTAAGAATTAAACCAAggttttttattacattatagTGTGATGGAATCAACCtctagatgaaaataaagaaacaataaaatagtttaattaataaaattattaatctcattcatttttttttttcttaaccacTGAAATTATTTAACTCTTGATTGTTTTAAAATGGAAAGAGTTCTGAAAAACACAAAGAATGTGGAagaactatatttttaattaatttgcagtatttaaaattgagaatctctttatttatatgttttagaaaGTTAATTTTGGTAGTAATGAGTTTAAATGGTATATATAATTGATAGTGCATTTacttaatgtaaaatatatgcTGGGAAATTAATTTTGACAATGAGTGGTGCTAACATTTCTCATTATCTAATGTTGCAAAGTAAATAGACTCTTGatcttaataaaaaagaagctaatataaaatatgatagtTATTTATACCATGACGTACGGATATAATACGTATTGGATACGATCGTATTTTATTTGGTAAttcacttattttaaaaatagcaTAATACATTACTtatgtaaaaatgtataaaagtttctaaaaatatgataaatatacaattagaattattagaatttaaattaaaatcatatgaaacattgttcaaataaataaaatcaaaaccattattattatacaaatactaatacataacatattaattatttcatcttcgaaaattcactaataaaaaaatatattatatcgattataataaaaaaagtatattatattgattgtgaaaacatattaaataaccaatataatatatctaattattATGTTAGTTCTAAAGAAACtgattttatacatttaattgaaaaatccAAATCAATATTTCTCAAAGATCGGTAAATatcataattgatttaatatttgcattcatttaaaaaaaaactgcacatattaaattagttattgttttaattttttttttaaataagtggtTTCATCCATATAtaatctaatataaaaatattatattaatttctttcataactcaatttaatttcaattatttacaaaattatcattgtattttttattacatcaattttaatatatatatatatatatatatatatatatatatatatatatatatatatacgtgtgtgtgtgtgtgttcaGAATAAATTgtgatgaattaaaaataatttagaagtcTAATGGGTATAAACAAAAATCTTGCCATTTTTAAGTTTATACGAAATCTTCACTATGTAAAAAATTCACATTTAATCGAagaatagatttcaaaattgaatCATCAATATTATGAGCTAGTGAATTATTTTAacgttaaatattttttagttttttaattatcaacTATCAAactattttagatttaatttctatttttaaagttttatatttttttcataaagaatTATGTGTGACAATTAAATTCAGGTTTTATcgctaaagaaagaaaatatgaaaaaagagattataaaaaggttatcttaatttttttcttctctcatttcaacttttttttatttcatatactttttatttcatataatcaCTGTGATGGACTTTCATTCTTCAAAATACGATTACAAAACAGACCGCATTTATTAATAGATatcttaaacaattttattattttcagatttcataattataattaacgtCTCCTTTTGAATCTCATAGTTAggctaaatttaaatttaatgttcatAAAAATACCGAAACTTTATGTTTAGGTAAATGTATAGACATCAGAcacattaataattataaaatgaataaataaataattttttttcatttctaaagCCTAAAAAGATGCGATGGATGACCCAGTTAGCATGTCTTGCAAGTGTGGCCTTCTTAAGtttttatattgcatgatgaattattgaaaattaattaatggaaGAAATCTCTATGATTGCATTATGTCAATTTATCAATGATAAAAGTCTTCCTTTTTTTGCTTTGTCTCTGCCAAAATCACTTATCTTGTATCTCGTTCGTTATGTCAACATAAAGTCAATTAGAGAAAGTAAAACCTAAGCTTTAAAAGAACTTGAGATTAATATTGAGAAGAGAGTTAttgtaaagtaaaattaataaaatgtttaaaaaaaagttggcATAGTATGTGTTTGTATTAGTGAAGCTAATAAGGTAGGTATAGGAAAGTGTAGCGTGTAAGATATGATAGCGGTGACTTAATTGCAAGCACAAGCAATATTGAACAAGCATGAACAAACAAAACTCAGGAGTGTGCTCAACACTTTCATCAAACCACaattctcctcttctttttttggTTTCTGATGCTGCATTTGAGTGTCGTACGGGACTACTAACATCTttgcaatgaaaaataaattagtaaaactatttttttactctcattatatcttttaaatatcaaattatgtGGAAAAAACTCTAAAACAAACAATACTTCAAATGTATAGTAATTAGTTGATTTTATCGAAGAGGGAGTTCATTGGATATTAGAGATGATAACAGatcgggtcgggcacggataaTGCCTACCCGCAATCCGATCCGTCGGATAAAAATTCGTCACTCGACCAACTATCCTTCGAGTATCTGTTTAAAAAATACCTACGAGTATTTTAAAATCTGCGAATAcctgcaaaaaaataaaataaaataatattttatatattttaaaataaaatttaaataaaattataaaaaatatgtatataatataatataaattaaattaaattcaaattttaattttaattaaatttaaactaataaaatataatttaatttaatttttaattaaattaaaataaaatatatatatatatatatatatatatatatatataaattaattttttttattatttttgcaagtAACGGGTACCCATGTGTCAGGTAGTATGTACTGACCCGTTTAGaaacgggtattaaaatatccgctacccgttacccgtgagtaataaatatttgcagATAGTAACTACCCACCGCGAGTTTTACCTATGGATACCCGTGCCCacgaatttttttgtcattcctATGAGAGACGTACAAACACCAATGATATATGAGTCCAACCATCTAAGATATTGACACCACTCTTTaccaaaaatatatagataataaGTTAACGAGTCTTTCACCTCTATATAGTGTTctactttcttatttctatcCAATATAGAACTTGGACTCATATTTGGATTCTCAATATAATTAACCTTATCgatgttatttaaatttgaatttgaaattgattaatCTTAATGATATCATACTTAACTGattttgatttgaaagaattataactttgtcttattttatataacatatccatgtgatatatatttatattttgataaataaagaGAGAAGTTTTGTCTCGccttatcataatttaaatagtCTTTTACTCTTTTGCAAGACTCTTTGAGTTACTTAGTGTGAGCAGTCTCATACCTAACATGCTCTTAGCATGATATCTTTATTACATGGTGAAGTATGTGTGTAATGATGTATGATAAGTTAGAAGTTGAAAAACCACAGAAAGTATTTTACTAACAGACAAGTGATAGAGCTTTTAAAGATATGGTGACCTTAGCAGTAGAACAGAATGGatattttgttaatgaaataTCTTTTCAACACTTATAATATCTAAAACCCTCGTTAAATCTATCAAGAAATTACTTCAAGATTAGTATTGGAATAGATAATCACACTTCTATATTAGACAACTGTAGTAAAAATTCATAATACGTGCTGATTTTTTACTTCACTTATCTAATATTTTGCAtcaatattatttactttttatattgactccttttaaacttcaaaatgtGTTATTTTAAAACACGTATAATAGTATactaatagataattttatatgtcCGAATCTACTGGTTTtgtaatagtttaatttatattatattatattatatatatatatatatatatatatatatatatatataaaaagaaaactcatatgaataaaataaagagacCCAAATTTGCTATGGTTGAGAAAGgaattattgaattaaatttaaaaataaaaataagaaatatattggAAAGGAATAAACAACATCATAGATAATTGAATCacaatataaactttttattacactttcaaaattatatattatatggaaTTTGCTAATTTACATAAAGAGTTTTttagttgatacattttaacatagtgtaacatgttttaagttacaaaaaattcttattaaaaaaaatatctttaaatcaaaggtattttaataattttaaaaattaattaaaatgaaaaaataaaaattatttatttatccagtgtagttattatcttttattttattttatattttaaaaaacaattaccttttattttattttttattttaaaaaataattatcttttaaaaaatatataataaaaggtaaTAACTATCCATCTACACGTGAACCAATCATACgacaaataaatactttttataattttttattttaaattaaattttaaaattattaaaatatccctAAATTTatcgttaatttttttaagaaagattCTAAAACTTGATACATTCTACTAAAATACACcaactatatattataaatattaattattcttgGTCATGTATGTGGGTTCCGTACAGTTTGGAATCTGAGCCCAGAAACATTAGTGGGCCTTTCTTTCAATGGATTTCTGTTCTCGTTCTGAACATTTATCCATTTTAATGGATTTCTCTTCTCGTTCCAAAAACAATTAGGCAAATTCTTCCTACACCTTCTTATTTTCGTTCTccacttttataaatataaagtttttaattggTTTAATACGATGATATTTGATATgattatacaatttaataaattttaacttaaatatcaatttttaacacagtttaagtaaataataataatattatcatattaaaaaaattatatttatccattttataaatttggaaattaaaatataccgaaatatatacaaatttcaatttcataaaaattaaaaacatatatgatcctttgtctttctttcttttagatgttataatttaaaaaaatttaattatgaaattatataattttaaagaaattttatttctttcaaagaGGACTTTCATTTTGAAAGTTGGAAACTAAAAGTAACtttaaaagatttgaaaaaattaaaaagaattaaatggcAAACcgtataatttaaaaatcacttttaactttaaattattctacattaaaaagttattttaaagcaattattcaaattatataatttgaaagttagtttttatcttcaaattacaaaattcaaaaagttaatattaactTTGAAATGGTTCTGAAAAAGATAAAACTggaattttaatattgttggaGATACAAGGAGGAAAGATATGGAATTGCGTTAAAAATTTGTCGGAAAGAATGAATTAGGGATTCaaagaaataatttgaataCTTCATACTAAAATAGTTGcgtaatttatttatgattgtaTTTTTCACAATGCTAATGTAAACACAATccattcaaaatcaatttagaaatatattttttaaagcagtttgtaaaaattcaatatttttcattaagttcatacgttatatatataattttgataaaaaaaaaaaggccgTTATCATATCTTACACGATATGTACCCACAAATATGTATATCCACtagtaattataatattaattgttaatattttaaccaaaaaacttattactatattttatttaaagtttattattttattaacccACATCTTCACGTGatatgtatattattaaattattccttatttatttcctttatatcacgtcattttatttaaagtttattattttattaacccACGTTTTCAGCCTTTGTTATATTGCTTTCATTTCATTAAAACTAAATATcgattcaaaatattttataatttttaatcactATGCAAACACAATCAATTTTGcttaaattcaatcaattatgtTAAACTTTTAAATGAAGTATTTTATCTtcgaaaaacaaaaaaaaatccactATTTAATTTACCATCTATATGAAGCATGACAAAATCCAATTATTTACCTAtctattcatatatatatatatatatatatatatatatatatatatatatatatatatatatatatNNNNNNNNNNNNNNNNNNNNNNNNNNNNNNNNNNNNNNNNNNNNNNNNNNNNNNNNNNNNNNNNNNNNNNNNNNNNNNNNNNNNNNNNNNNNNNNNNNNNNNNNNNNNNNNNNNNNNNNNNNNNNNNNNNNNNNNNNNNNNNNNNNNNNNNNNNNNNNNNNNNNNNNNNNNNNNNNNNNNNNNNNNNNNNNNNNNNNNNNNNNNNNNNNNNNNNNtttaaattaaattttaaaattattaaaatatcctttgatttaaagttggttttcttttttaacaggaacatttttgtaacctaaattTGATACACTCgattaaaatgtaccaactgaaaaatcttTTTACGTAAATCAacaaaccctatatatatatatatatatatatatgtgtgtgtgtgtggattATGCAGTTTTGTTAGTTTGTACTCATATTTAATGAGCACATTGTCCCTCCTTCAAACCAACCCTTATTCtggatatataaattaaaatctattgCTTTGGTTACCAACAGtgatataaaaacaaataaagaagaaaaaaaaatattggtagTACAATAATTGATACCTGATCTCCATGGTTTAGAATTTGAAATAGCATATGGGGCTTCTGCAATTTCTTAATCAACTTCTGCAATTATTTAaggataatttcttttttcaattatatagatattatttatGGTATTATATATTAAAGGCATTTTACTCAActtatttatatgaaataattacaTTTACTTATTTcactaaatatcattataaataatagatGAAAATTAAAGTGTTAACACATCTAATtagacaaataaataatttaatattcatactatcaaaacattattaaaaaaataagtgtttaaaaagataaaattgttaacttacaaaattaagagtaataaataattatcataaaataattaataaaaaaacggtacgaatataataaagaattattatcAGTAGGTTGCAAATCGATTCGCTTCTAATTTAGTTTGAACTTGTTTAAGAGACAAGTTGTCCAAcctatactttaaaaaaatggattatTTTCGACCAATTCAAATACTTGATGagttaattaactaatttaaatttccaaactttgctttttcttttcttttttacttttgaagtAACCTATACCTTTCATTATAAAAATCGAGTTAGTAATTCCTTTTTAATgttctaattaataatatacttaaaatttaacatttataat
Coding sequences within:
- the LOC106759387 gene encoding serine carboxypeptidase-like is translated as MESSSSRFLCTCLSSMFFFLISNTIPLSFSSPTHHTNSDLSFSSTAEKLIRGFNLFPKDPINTLESDSLLVAGNIVEKKLTFPSLVAPGSSVEELGHHAGYYSLPRSKAARMFYFFFESRNRKDDPVVIWLTGGPGCSSELALFYENGPFQLTKNLSLVWNDYGWDKASNIIFVDQPTGTGFSYTSDESDIRHDEEGVSNDLYDFLQAFFKEHPQFTKNDFYITGESYAGHYIPALASRVHQGNKAKEGIHINLKGFAIGNGLTNPEIQYQAYTDYALDRGLIQKADYNSINKLLPSCKQAIEDCGTEGGETCVTSLYVCNKIFNRIMNIAGDVNYYDIRKKCVGDLCYDFSEMEEFLNKKTVRDALGVGDLDFVSCSSTVYSAMMEDWMRNLEAGIPALLEDGIKVLVYAGEEDLICNWLGNSRWVQAMEWSGQKEFGASGAVPFLVDGAEAGTLKSHGPLAFLKVYEAGHMVPMDQPKAALTMLRSWMQGKLTMTKNGDNVSPK